A segment of the Chromatiales bacterium 21-64-14 genome:
CGCCCGTCAGAATAATCTGAAGGGCCTCACCCTCAAGCTGCCGCTCAACGAACTCATCGTCGTCACCGGCGTGAGTGGTTCAGGCAAGTCTTCTTTTGCCTTCGATACCCTCTACGCCGAGGGTCAGCGGCGCTACGTAGAGACCTTCTCCCCCTACGCGCGGCAGTTTTTGGACCGCATGGACAAGCCGCGCGTGGCACGGATCGACGGCATCCCGCCGGCCATCGCCGTGGACCAGACCAATCCGGTGCGCACGTCCCGCTCCACCGTGGGCACCATGACCGAACTCAACGACCACCTCAAGCTGCTGTTCGCGCGCGCCGCGCAACTCTACTGCCAGGGCTGCGGGCGCCCGGTGCGCCGCGACACCCCGGAGACCCTGTACCGGGAACTGTCGGCGCGCGCCGCGACGGCGCACGAGGGCAAGGCGCTAATCACCTTCCCGGTGACGGTCCCGGACAATTTCTCCGAGCAAGAGGTGCGCGAACTGCTGGCCCGCCAGGGCTATACCCGCATCCACCGCCAGGACGGCGCCGTGCTGGAGGTGGTGCAGGCGCGTTTGCGGCTGACACCCCAGCGCCGCGCGTCTATCGTCGAGGCCCTGGAGGCGGCACTGAAACAGGGTCACGGGCGGGTGGCGGTTTATCCGCTCGACGCCCACGGCGAGGCGCGCAGTCCATGGCGTTATTCCGCGGACCTGCACTGCGCGGAGTGCGATCTGCACTACCGGGATCCGGTGCCGAATCTGTTCTCCTTCAATTCCCCCATCGGCGCCTGTGCCACCTGCCGCGGCTTCGGGCGCATCCTGGGGATCGACTATGGGCTGGTGGTGCCGGACACGAACAAGACCCTGGCGCAGGGTGCGGTGAAGCCGTGGCAGACCGACAGCTACCGGGAGTGCCAGGGCGACCTGATGCGCTACGCACGCAAGCGCGGCGTGCCCACCGACGTGCCGTGGCACGCCCTCATCCGCGCGCAGCAGGAATGGGTACTGGAAGGAGAGGGATCCTGGAAAGACAAGTGCTGGTACGGGGCGCGGCGGTTTTTCGAATGGCTGGAGACCAAGAGCTACCGGATGCACATCCGGGTGCTGCTGTCGCGCTACCGCTCCTATGACCTGTGCCCGCAATGCCGGGGCGCGCGGCTCAAACCCGACGCCCTGCTCTGGCGCCTGGGGGATGCGGCGGATGCGCGCCGGGCCGGGATAACGAGGCCCGATCATCCGCCGGGCAACGGCGCGCCTGCGCGCACCAGCCTGCCGGGCCTGAATATCCAGGACGTGATGCAGTTGCCGATTAGCGCTGGCCACACGCTCTTCGATGCACTGCGCCTGCCGGCGCCCCTGGACGCGGCCACCGAACTGCTGCTGGCGGAGATCCGTTCCCGCTTGCGCTACCTGGTGGAAGTAGGCCTCGGCTACCTGACCCTGGATCGCCAGTCGCGCACCCTGAGCGGCGGCGAGGTGCAGCGCATCAATCTGAC
Coding sequences within it:
- a CDS encoding excinuclease ABC subunit A, with product MAKDYIFVEDARQNNLKGLTLKLPLNELIVVTGVSGSGKSSFAFDTLYAEGQRRYVETFSPYARQFLDRMDKPRVARIDGIPPAIAVDQTNPVRTSRSTVGTMTELNDHLKLLFARAAQLYCQGCGRPVRRDTPETLYRELSARAATAHEGKALITFPVTVPDNFSEQEVRELLARQGYTRIHRQDGAVLEVVQARLRLTPQRRASIVEALEAALKQGHGRVAVYPLDAHGEARSPWRYSADLHCAECDLHYRDPVPNLFSFNSPIGACATCRGFGRILGIDYGLVVPDTNKTLAQGAVKPWQTDSYRECQGDLMRYARKRGVPTDVPWHALIRAQQEWVLEGEGSWKDKCWYGARRFFEWLETKSYRMHIRVLLSRYRSYDLCPQCRGARLKPDALLWRLGDAADARRAGITRPDHPPGNGAPARTSLPGLNIQDVMQLPISAGHTLFDALRLPAPLDAATELLLAEIRSRLRYLVEVGLGYLTLDRQSRTLSGGEVQRINLTTALGTSLVNTLFVLDEPSIGLHPRDMDRVIAVLHRLRDAGNSLLVVEHDRQVMLAADRILDL